Proteins encoded together in one bacterium window:
- a CDS encoding ankyrin repeat domain-containing protein, giving the protein MYQKIIISCLLAFTVSSSAHSAAEYIKKTSLHGAAKRGDLSALDRHAKHNSSNINQQARPHGWTPLHYAAFYDHTACVECLISYDADTTIKDKHGKTALDLARQKGYFLIVEIIEGHER; this is encoded by the coding sequence ATGTATCAAAAAATTATCATATCATGCTTACTCGCTTTTACAGTCTCAAGCAGCGCCCACTCTGCCGCCGAATATATAAAAAAAACATCGTTGCACGGCGCAGCAAAAAGAGGCGACTTGAGCGCCCTCGATCGTCATGCAAAGCACAATTCTTCAAATATCAACCAACAGGCAAGGCCTCACGGATGGACGCCACTGCATTATGCCGCCTTCTACGACCACACCGCGTGCGTAGAATGTTTAATTTCCTATGACGCAGACACCACCATCAAGGACAAGCACGGCAAAACAGCGCTCGATCTTGCAAGACAAAAAGGCTATTTCTTAATTGTAGAAATTATAGAAGGACATGAGCGCTAA
- a CDS encoding ankyrin repeat domain-containing protein produces MSKKNTLLQITLFVTLIITNSILPASQATSTKTCYDTYISLNKQGISRRVLGRAVELAKKNKLNSLHIQALTDYQNPQDILAVLIIDHQTPVDVQDINGCTALHVAAMYNNVTCARALVQEHHANLNALNNDGKTPERLAQEHGHIDLANYLRAQRDEQEIL; encoded by the coding sequence ATGTCAAAAAAAAATACTCTCTTACAAATAACACTCTTCGTTACGCTTATCATAACAAACAGTATATTGCCAGCAAGTCAGGCAACCTCAACAAAAACTTGTTATGACACATATATCTCACTCAACAAACAAGGTATTTCAAGAAGAGTTCTTGGTCGTGCTGTAGAACTTGCTAAAAAAAATAAGCTCAATTCTCTGCATATACAAGCGTTAACTGATTATCAAAACCCACAAGATATTCTTGCAGTACTCATTATCGATCATCAAACACCTGTTGATGTTCAAGACATCAACGGTTGTACAGCACTTCACGTGGCAGCCATGTACAATAATGTTACGTGTGCACGCGCCTTGGTACAAGAACACCATGCCAACCTTAACGCATTAAACAACGACGGCAAGACGCCAGAAAGGCTTGCACAAGAACATGGCCATATCGATCTTGCAAATTATCTACGCGCTCAACGTGATGAACAAGAAATTTTGTAA
- a CDS encoding ankyrin repeat domain-containing protein, translating into MHYVALNNYRACIPIFTQYKFDFNVKTIEGYTPLHLATRQDCRDMVCDLILHGADVDERDKQRRTPLHHAAFYNCFDIAFNLILYKANVKVEDRKHNTPLHYAAQNNNQAIVEMLIRHGADVNTTNAKGKIPLHLAAERNNFICVKLLMEAKSDASMIDNSGNTPTQYALLNGHINIADYLELASRQKSTSIEQLADVLNKFRLKRSKTFSS; encoded by the coding sequence TTGCATTATGTTGCACTCAACAACTATCGAGCATGCATACCAATTTTTACTCAATACAAATTCGATTTTAATGTCAAAACAATTGAAGGCTACACGCCCTTACATCTTGCAACCAGGCAAGATTGTCGCGATATGGTCTGCGACCTTATCCTGCACGGAGCAGATGTTGATGAACGCGACAAACAAAGACGTACGCCACTACACCATGCCGCATTTTATAATTGCTTTGATATTGCTTTCAATCTTATTTTATACAAAGCGAATGTTAAGGTCGAAGACCGCAAACACAACACACCACTTCACTATGCGGCACAAAATAACAACCAAGCCATTGTAGAGATGCTCATCCGCCATGGAGCTGACGTCAATACTACCAATGCCAAAGGAAAAATTCCTCTTCATTTAGCAGCCGAACGTAATAATTTTATATGTGTAAAATTATTGATGGAAGCCAAAAGTGATGCGTCTATGATCGATAATAGCGGCAACACGCCAACACAATATGCGCTACTAAACGGCCATATAAACATTGCAGACTATTTAGAACTCGCCTCTCGTCAAAAGTCTACCAGCATCGAACAGCTCGCTGACGTATTAAATAAATTTCGCCTCAAAAGAAGTAAGACTTTTTCATCATAA
- a CDS encoding ankyrin repeat domain-containing protein: protein MNFYFFIILLFITTPTQPAAATEKPTEKTPRFSTNLQAYEYLLCCDKPGQILDKYDNTLLHLAAYHGHLPWIKHFLKIGTNINAQQKLIYGLRSIAPPLIIINYVLNIS from the coding sequence ATGAATTTTTATTTTTTTATTATCTTACTTTTTATCACAACGCCAACACAACCTGCAGCAGCTACCGAAAAACCAACAGAGAAAACTCCACGCTTTTCTACTAACTTGCAAGCGTACGAATATTTACTTTGTTGTGATAAGCCAGGACAAATACTTGATAAGTATGATAATACCTTACTGCACCTTGCAGCTTACCACGGTCATTTACCATGGATTAAACATTTCCTTAAAATTGGTACCAATATAAATGCTCAACAAAAACTCATTTATGGACTCCGCTCCATTGCGCCGCCATTAATAATCATAAACTATGTCTTGAATATCTCATAA
- a CDS encoding ankyrin repeat domain-containing protein, with the protein MKKLILFFPAILIFFSAGNVFSQVHTPLHEAASSGNYVLLSQLITDGAEIEAQDEYQATPLHLAVLHDHVECVTALLQNYANVNAQGLSLLTPLHVAAFFDRPNCMRALLAHQPQPDIDTQTLRGETPLYLAVHSGSIDCVQQLLKSGANHKICTHGNWAPLHKAAKRGHIACLTLLIHYGADISAQNCGFTPMQLAKDYNHRSCIEILAHAEKIRLAQQLTPLENPEFYIASLFLDDEIDT; encoded by the coding sequence ATGAAAAAACTCATCCTATTTTTCCCTGCCATACTAATATTTTTTAGTGCTGGAAACGTATTTTCACAAGTACACACACCGTTACATGAAGCCGCAAGTAGCGGCAATTATGTACTTCTCAGTCAACTTATCACTGATGGCGCTGAAATTGAAGCACAAGACGAATACCAGGCAACACCTCTGCACCTAGCAGTACTACACGACCATGTTGAATGCGTTACAGCACTGCTACAAAACTATGCCAACGTCAATGCTCAAGGACTTAGTTTATTAACGCCACTTCATGTGGCTGCTTTTTTTGATCGTCCCAACTGTATGCGCGCATTATTAGCTCATCAACCTCAACCTGACATCGATACACAAACCCTTCGAGGCGAAACGCCTCTGTACTTGGCGGTGCACTCAGGATCTATCGATTGCGTACAGCAACTGCTTAAAAGCGGCGCAAACCACAAAATCTGCACACATGGCAACTGGGCACCACTCCACAAAGCAGCAAAGCGCGGCCACATCGCTTGCTTAACATTACTAATACACTATGGCGCTGATATATCGGCTCAAAATTGCGGCTTTACGCCAATGCAATTAGCAAAAGATTACAACCACCGATCTTGCATTGAGATCCTTGCTCACGCTGAAAAAATACGCTTGGCACAACAGCTAACACCACTTGAAAACCCAGAATTTTATATCGCATCGTTATTTTTAGATGATGAAATAGACACGTGA
- a CDS encoding ankyrin repeat domain-containing protein has product MIATKYLLMLLLSLFLSTTIMPAAGYTTPLHYAAQYNDLERLKQNLAQNINAQDEHGRTPLHVAALHCNFHCLKKLVENRALVNVSDNSKFTALHYAVIKGHTECVKLLIEHKALIDAGGTVAKITNYRPLHAAAQYGHPACLEALLNAGADVNVTDSYGQTPLHYTTMQRNTESHFIGIDGHKQCAELLLKKGANVAMTVQGGQFIGATAHTLANINCCYNIEQLIERWQEPQPASWTCTLL; this is encoded by the coding sequence ATGATCGCTACAAAATACTTATTGATGCTCTTACTCTCCCTATTTTTATCAACAACCATAATGCCGGCAGCTGGTTACACCACCCCGCTTCACTATGCCGCTCAATATAACGATCTTGAACGCTTAAAACAAAATTTAGCACAAAATATTAATGCTCAAGATGAACATGGGCGTACACCTCTGCACGTTGCTGCTTTACACTGTAACTTTCATTGTTTAAAAAAACTCGTCGAAAACCGCGCTCTTGTTAACGTATCTGACAACAGCAAATTTACCGCACTTCATTATGCTGTTATAAAGGGGCATACTGAATGCGTCAAACTTCTTATCGAGCATAAAGCACTCATTGATGCCGGCGGCACTGTCGCCAAAATAACGAATTATAGGCCTCTTCATGCTGCCGCTCAGTACGGGCATCCTGCATGCCTTGAAGCATTACTCAATGCCGGTGCTGATGTAAATGTCACCGATAGTTATGGCCAAACACCACTACACTACACCACCATGCAACGCAACACCGAGTCACATTTTATTGGAATAGATGGCCATAAACAATGTGCCGAGCTCCTACTTAAAAAAGGTGCGAATGTTGCCATGACAGTACAAGGTGGGCAATTTATTGGCGCTACAGCACACACACTAGCCAACATCAATTGTTGTTACAACATTGAACAATTGATTGAACGCTGGCAAGAACCACAACCAGCTTCATGGACGTGCACATTACTTTAA
- a CDS encoding ankyrin repeat domain-containing protein, producing MTKKFILFFFCALTILSANLPVSAALKRFTSQSTTNLPAALTHVPSALAALKRSRSVTVPPALPETVSQRTLSTTIPVTQQTSQEPHQQCTWTPLHDACWKGDSERVQQLIAQGAKVNAQDLNGDTPLHFAAGNRHIENMIALVEAGAIVNSVSHKGSTPLHVAVLHGHIANVQELLSFGANTKYFIQSGKCAGQSPFSLALSNHYHALARLFIDVETYGSLAATVITKTKDDRCHSCQKPFIPHALCISLCMHHDFCKKCIKASNDKPPLLECEECIKSFNPENLLIRVVANRK from the coding sequence ATGACTAAAAAATTTATACTATTCTTTTTCTGTGCTTTAACAATCTTGAGCGCAAACTTACCAGTATCTGCTGCATTAAAACGTTTCACTTCCCAGTCTACAACAAATCTGCCCGCAGCACTTACTCACGTCCCATCAGCTTTAGCAGCGTTAAAACGTTCCCGATCGGTCACTGTTCCGCCCGCCTTGCCAGAAACTGTATCACAACGCACACTCTCAACAACAATACCCGTCACTCAACAGACATCGCAAGAACCGCATCAACAATGTACGTGGACACCGCTTCACGATGCATGCTGGAAGGGAGACTCAGAACGCGTGCAACAACTCATAGCACAAGGAGCAAAAGTTAATGCGCAAGATCTTAATGGAGACACCCCGCTTCATTTTGCCGCAGGTAACCGCCACATAGAAAACATGATAGCTCTTGTCGAAGCCGGCGCAATTGTTAATAGTGTCTCGCACAAGGGCTCGACGCCTCTTCATGTGGCCGTTTTGCACGGCCACATTGCAAATGTGCAAGAATTATTATCATTTGGTGCCAATACAAAATACTTCATACAATCGGGCAAATGCGCAGGTCAAAGTCCCTTTTCTTTGGCTCTGAGCAACCATTATCATGCACTTGCTCGCCTCTTTATTGATGTAGAAACCTATGGTTCATTAGCAGCTACTGTCATTACAAAAACAAAAGACGATCGCTGCCATTCGTGCCAAAAGCCCTTTATTCCGCATGCATTGTGCATAAGTTTATGTATGCACCATGATTTTTGCAAAAAATGCATCAAGGCCTCTAACGACAAACCACCACTACTTGAATGTGAAGAATGTATAAAAAGTTTTAATCCAGAAAACCTACTCATCCGTGTTGTCGCCAATAGAAAATGA
- a CDS encoding ankyrin repeat domain-containing protein, which translates to MNKKILGLFLVAITSSTNTALAITALHYAAKTGNREDIKRLITFGFDINAKDEHGWQPLHYAAFNGHRTCVEELLQQRAAIFSKDNHGCTALHYAAGRGHASCLSMLLKAGVDINAKNIEGITPLHVAIFYGHYNCILILVEKGASLNDTINSGNLRGNTPEMLAALCGYNNLARLLCTVRQERNDRFCYGFCTMLSNMLGDRSDA; encoded by the coding sequence ATGAATAAAAAAATTCTTGGGTTATTTTTAGTCGCCATCACAAGCTCAACCAACACGGCCCTGGCAATAACAGCACTTCACTACGCAGCCAAAACAGGCAACCGCGAAGATATAAAACGACTCATCACGTTTGGTTTTGATATCAATGCCAAAGACGAACATGGCTGGCAGCCATTGCATTATGCTGCGTTCAATGGACACCGTACATGCGTAGAAGAACTTTTACAACAACGAGCTGCAATATTTAGTAAAGACAATCACGGTTGTACGGCGCTGCATTATGCCGCTGGACGAGGGCACGCTTCTTGCTTATCAATGCTTTTAAAAGCCGGTGTGGATATTAATGCCAAAAACATTGAGGGCATAACACCGCTTCATGTTGCCATTTTTTACGGCCACTACAACTGCATACTCATTTTGGTAGAAAAAGGCGCTTCGCTCAATGATACCATCAACTCTGGAAACTTACGCGGAAACACCCCAGAAATGCTAGCAGCATTATGCGGCTACAACAATTTAGCTCGTTTACTCTGCACCGTTCGTCAAGAACGAAATGATCGATTTTGTTATGGTTTTTGCACAATGCTATCAAACATGCTCGGCGACAGGTCAGACGCTTAA
- a CDS encoding ankyrin repeat domain-containing protein → MNRNFVGLCLLIGTLPTKAIPASHFIHGNMMPLHYAAQAGNVEKIKELLHNHANVNAIDSAGWTPLHHAARAIPMTHKHVKCITKLLLYGAKINAADNNDLTILHHAAICGNIEKLQLFAKLFREHKATMDPVALYGRTPLHFAVSKGHVECAEILIQYGANTALTTIFGTSLAMLATQNGHQKMNSVLNNALHNNNHSSE, encoded by the coding sequence ATGAACAGAAATTTTGTAGGACTATGTTTATTGATAGGGACGTTACCAACCAAGGCCATCCCAGCCTCTCATTTCATTCATGGTAACATGATGCCATTGCACTATGCTGCTCAAGCTGGCAATGTTGAAAAAATAAAAGAACTTTTACACAATCATGCCAACGTAAATGCTATAGACAGCGCAGGATGGACACCGCTACACCATGCCGCTCGCGCTATTCCCATGACACATAAACACGTTAAATGTATCACCAAGCTACTCTTGTATGGCGCTAAAATTAATGCGGCAGACAACAACGACTTAACCATTCTTCATCATGCAGCTATCTGTGGCAACATCGAAAAATTACAGCTTTTTGCAAAACTATTTAGAGAACATAAAGCAACCATGGACCCAGTAGCATTATATGGCAGAACGCCCTTGCATTTTGCTGTCAGCAAAGGTCATGTTGAATGCGCAGAAATACTCATACAATACGGCGCTAACACCGCACTGACAACCATCTTTGGCACATCACTTGCTATGCTTGCCACACAAAATGGCCATCAAAAAATGAATTCCGTCTTAAACAACGCATTACATAACAATAATCATTCCTCTGAATAA
- a CDS encoding ankyrin repeat domain-containing protein gives MNIKILSLFLITLACVNNAKSATTALHEAADNGNVAELERLLATKQFNIEAQDVHGLTSLHYAAWKNQPPCITTLLQHGANVNIKDQHHWTPLHFAAFCGHYACAIRLVNGGADISAATDEGKTPVMLAACAHKFSIVEYLHKKELEQEQKATTNESVLTK, from the coding sequence ATGAACATAAAAATCTTATCGTTATTTTTAATCACTCTTGCTTGTGTAAACAACGCAAAATCGGCAACAACAGCCCTTCATGAAGCGGCAGACAATGGCAATGTAGCAGAACTAGAAAGACTTTTGGCAACAAAACAATTCAATATTGAAGCTCAAGATGTCCATGGATTAACATCGCTTCATTACGCCGCATGGAAAAACCAACCGCCTTGCATTACCACGCTTCTACAACATGGTGCTAACGTTAATATCAAAGATCAGCACCACTGGACGCCACTACACTTTGCTGCCTTTTGTGGCCACTATGCGTGCGCCATAAGGCTTGTAAATGGTGGTGCTGATATTTCTGCCGCTACTGATGAGGGTAAAACACCAGTCATGCTTGCAGCATGCGCACACAAATTCTCGATTGTAGAATATTTACACAAGAAAGAACTAGAACAAGAACAAAAGGCAACAACGAATGAGAGCGTACTAACCAAATAA
- a CDS encoding ankyrin repeat domain-containing protein → MNTKIKVLCLVALAFSTNAAPMASGWTELHKAANNDDAKTIARLLEPKDGTDNVNPNIKSQDSRRETALHIAAKYGHTECVRELLNAGASVSAWSNNDTPLHCAAQFGHLKCLKALLNGGAKVNAHDPHSTNWTPLHYAALNGHLDCVMALVINGAIILPDTLKQTPVDFARQYGYHEIVNYLNATPAEQEYQAVLADF, encoded by the coding sequence ATGAACACAAAAATTAAAGTATTATGTTTAGTCGCTCTTGCTTTTTCAACCAACGCCGCGCCAATGGCAAGCGGCTGGACGGAACTTCACAAAGCTGCAAACAATGATGATGCTAAAACAATCGCTCGCCTTTTAGAACCGAAGGATGGTACTGACAATGTTAATCCTAACATTAAGTCTCAAGACAGCAGGCGGGAGACGGCTCTTCATATTGCCGCCAAGTATGGTCATACTGAATGTGTACGAGAACTTTTAAATGCAGGTGCTTCTGTTTCTGCGTGGAGTAATAACGACACGCCACTTCATTGTGCGGCTCAGTTTGGCCATCTCAAATGTTTGAAAGCTCTTTTAAACGGTGGCGCTAAGGTAAACGCTCACGATCCTCATTCTACCAACTGGACTCCTCTTCACTATGCAGCTTTAAACGGCCATCTTGATTGCGTAATGGCACTTGTCATTAATGGTGCTATAATTTTACCTGATACTTTAAAGCAAACACCTGTTGATTTTGCAAGACAATATGGCTACCACGAAATCGTAAACTATTTAAATGCAACGCCTGCAGAACAAGAATACCAAGCAGTTCTTGCTGACTTCTGA
- a CDS encoding ankyrin repeat domain-containing protein — protein sequence MNIKFVSLFLATLAIATNAAPMANSDWTHFHHVTYYGNYESLQTLVATAKQLNSKFNINHRSKSGQGNTPLHLAVMQGHLQCVQFLLDNKADINAQNDNNDTPLHLAVYRGQLACVQILVQHQASLTIRNSEHETPAMLAAEKGHNEIVKFFTELQAEQKYQEILTDFKNLPFEETE from the coding sequence ATGAACATAAAATTTGTATCGTTATTTTTAGCCACTCTTGCCATTGCAACCAACGCAGCGCCAATGGCAAACAGCGACTGGACACATTTTCATCACGTAACTTACTATGGCAATTACGAAAGTTTACAAACACTAGTCGCTACCGCTAAACAATTGAACTCAAAATTTAATATTAATCACCGATCCAAGAGCGGCCAAGGCAACACCCCCCTTCATCTCGCAGTTATGCAAGGCCACCTTCAATGCGTACAGTTCTTGTTAGACAACAAGGCCGATATTAATGCTCAAAATGACAACAACGATACGCCTCTTCATCTTGCAGTATATCGTGGACAACTCGCATGCGTACAAATATTGGTACAACATCAAGCCAGCCTTACAATCCGCAATAGTGAACACGAAACTCCCGCTATGCTTGCCGCAGAAAAAGGCCATAACGAAATCGTAAAGTTTTTCACAGAGCTTCAAGCCGAGCAGAAATATCAAGAAATTCTTACTGACTTCAAGAACTTGCCATTTGAAGAAACAGAATAA
- a CDS encoding ankyrin repeat domain-containing protein, translated as MNTKFISLFLFTLACATTAVSAEWSAVWTALHQAAKLGNTDTVQELLENKIFSVNARGWNDWTPLHAAAYAGHLDCVEILVNHGANIHAQAKGGATPALFAQTHGHLDIVNYLHSKAKEHFNAAPAA; from the coding sequence ATGAACACAAAATTTATATCGTTATTTTTATTCACGCTTGCTTGTGCAACCACTGCTGTATCAGCAGAATGGTCAGCCGTCTGGACCGCTCTTCATCAAGCAGCAAAACTAGGTAATACTGATACGGTACAAGAACTTCTAGAAAATAAAATATTTTCCGTTAATGCTCGAGGCTGGAATGACTGGACCCCGCTCCACGCAGCTGCCTATGCAGGTCATCTTGATTGCGTAGAAATACTGGTAAACCATGGCGCCAACATTCATGCTCAAGCTAAAGGCGGGGCCACACCAGCACTCTTTGCCCAAACTCACGGCCATCTCGACATCGTCAATTATTTACACAGCAAAGCCAAAGAACACTTTAATGCTGCTCCTGCAGCTTAA
- a CDS encoding ankyrin repeat domain-containing protein: protein MNRKIALSFLSSTFFVAAIIASPEEFNINSPINEWGWTQLHKLVREANNHDHFNTMEKFIIDNANVNARDNEGLTPLHHAAFMGHPESISILLRHGAHINDQDNDGWTPLHVAAVSGNFACLSFLINNGANVRAKVGEIFGEIEGCTPLHCAATSGSLACLTELLNTSANADRIARDEKGETPLHKAAKNGYLNCVKKLLNYDASLIYKATINFRNFDDKTPEILAEDNDYKDIADYLKFLATKRNSSMAGFTLPTKKKKRIL, encoded by the coding sequence ATGAATAGAAAAATAGCCTTATCATTCTTATCAAGCACCTTCTTTGTTGCTGCCATAATAGCATCTCCTGAAGAATTCAATATAAATTCGCCAATCAATGAATGGGGCTGGACGCAACTTCACAAGCTCGTTCGAGAGGCAAACAATCACGATCATTTCAATACAATGGAAAAATTTATCATCGATAATGCCAACGTCAACGCACGCGATAACGAAGGTTTAACACCACTTCATCATGCTGCATTCATGGGTCATCCAGAAAGTATCAGCATTTTACTGCGCCATGGAGCCCACATCAACGATCAGGATAACGACGGTTGGACCCCACTTCACGTTGCCGCAGTAAGCGGTAATTTCGCGTGCCTTAGCTTTTTGATCAACAATGGCGCTAACGTCAGAGCAAAAGTTGGGGAAATTTTTGGAGAAATTGAAGGCTGCACACCCTTACACTGCGCTGCAACAAGCGGCTCACTTGCATGCCTTACTGAACTCCTCAACACAAGCGCCAATGCCGACAGAATAGCACGCGACGAAAAAGGCGAAACCCCACTTCATAAGGCTGCAAAAAATGGTTATTTAAACTGTGTAAAAAAACTTCTCAATTATGACGCATCGCTCATTTATAAAGCAACAATAAATTTTAGAAACTTTGACGATAAAACACCAGAAATTCTGGCAGAAGACAATGACTATAAAGACATCGCAGATTATTTAAAATTCCTAGCAACAAAACGTAATTCATCAATGGCAGGATTTACCCTGCCCACGAAAAAAAAGAAAAGAATATTATGA
- a CDS encoding ankyrin repeat domain-containing protein, which yields MNVKCITLLLAFTFTSHAKPAETPLHVAAKTNHLIALQTHLNNGIPVNAIGQYGKTALHDAAQKGHLGRLVILLRNGALVDARDNDNNTPLHYAADKGGIACIKTLIKKGADINATDNILWTPLHYAVLHGNAASAQLLIQKGALVAANDNHARTPLHVAAANGRLACIQLLLKNKADIFAQTTNGNTATNLATDAQNDDIATYLSTIMSAMQKNAANKL from the coding sequence ATGAACGTAAAATGTATCACGCTGTTACTTGCCTTTACGTTTACTTCGCACGCAAAACCGGCAGAAACGCCACTTCACGTTGCAGCAAAAACCAATCATCTTATAGCATTACAAACACATCTTAACAACGGCATTCCCGTTAACGCTATTGGACAATACGGAAAAACCGCACTCCATGATGCAGCACAAAAAGGACATCTAGGCCGTCTTGTAATATTGCTACGCAACGGAGCACTCGTCGATGCACGAGATAATGATAACAATACGCCACTGCATTATGCTGCTGACAAAGGGGGTATTGCTTGCATAAAAACGCTCATCAAAAAAGGCGCAGACATTAACGCCACCGACAATATACTCTGGACTCCTCTGCATTACGCGGTGTTACATGGCAATGCCGCAAGCGCACAATTGCTCATTCAAAAAGGCGCCCTTGTTGCCGCCAACGATAATCACGCCCGAACACCTCTGCACGTTGCAGCTGCAAATGGCCGTTTAGCATGCATACAATTACTTTTAAAAAACAAAGCTGACATTTTTGCTCAAACAACCAATGGCAATACCGCAACCAACCTTGCTACAGACGCGCAGAATGATGATATTGCTACCTATTTAAGTACCATAATGAGCGCCATGCAAAAAAATGCAGCAAATAAATTATAA
- a CDS encoding ankyrin repeat domain-containing protein, whose translation MNKKIFLLLLAFLSCTSHAILATTTPLHLAAHQGHASHIVKLLRHGALINAQDYAQRTPLHEAARQGHMLCVEKLLENGAMIDIQDIDEQAPLHLAAMQGRTSIVIKLLEHQANVDACGTYFAWTALHHAANKGQYECVKALVERGATIDSKNSCGETPHDIAEEKGYRLITQYLHKQAQQRLNHNASTN comes from the coding sequence TTGAACAAAAAAATATTTCTTTTATTGTTAGCTTTTCTTTCTTGTACTTCGCACGCAATACTAGCGACAACAACACCACTACACCTTGCTGCCCACCAAGGCCATGCGTCGCACATAGTAAAACTTTTAAGACATGGCGCCCTCATTAATGCACAAGATTATGCACAAAGAACACCGCTTCATGAAGCAGCTCGGCAAGGTCATATGCTTTGCGTAGAAAAACTTTTAGAAAACGGCGCAATGATTGATATTCAAGATATTGATGAACAAGCGCCACTTCATCTTGCCGCCATGCAAGGCCGTACGTCCATTGTCATAAAACTTCTAGAACATCAAGCCAATGTTGACGCATGTGGCACATATTTTGCGTGGACCGCTCTTCACCATGCCGCAAACAAAGGTCAGTATGAATGTGTTAAAGCCCTAGTCGAAAGAGGAGCCACCATCGATAGTAAAAATTCCTGTGGCGAAACTCCACACGATATTGCGGAAGAAAAAGGCTATCGGCTTATAACACAATATCTGCACAAACAAGCCCAACAGCGCCTTAACCACAACGCATCAACTAATTGA
- a CDS encoding ankyrin repeat domain-containing protein, with protein MNKKITALLLITLALATNVIPAAFTPLHEAVQKNDFHHLQTIINNSENINAQNSNGHTALHCAAQEGHAECIEILLQNNALTSIKDSYGHTPLHLAVKNNHANCILIFVRYNADVNVRNKDNQTPLHYAASHNHVACINALLSSKTINRDAQDNYGWTALHEAVAEGNFASVSALLQGGLTIDTQSKFHFTPLHLAAWNGRFECVKILVESNANLYASDSNGKKPIDLATSGDHLTIVNYLLQKQITS; from the coding sequence ATGAACAAAAAAATTACCGCATTATTGTTAATTACTCTCGCACTCGCAACCAATGTCATACCAGCAGCTTTTACCCCACTCCATGAAGCAGTACAAAAGAACGATTTTCATCATTTACAAACCATTATCAACAACAGCGAAAATATTAATGCGCAAAACAGCAATGGACACACCGCTCTTCATTGCGCAGCCCAAGAAGGCCATGCCGAATGTATAGAAATACTGCTCCAAAACAATGCGCTTACCTCTATCAAAGATAGTTATGGTCACACACCACTTCATCTCGCAGTAAAGAACAATCACGCCAACTGCATTTTGATCTTTGTACGCTACAATGCTGATGTTAATGTGCGTAATAAAGACAACCAGACACCCTTGCATTATGCCGCTTCACATAACCATGTTGCATGCATTAACGCCCTCCTCTCCTCAAAAACTATTAATCGCGATGCACAAGACAACTATGGCTGGACGGCCTTGCACGAAGCTGTCGCCGAGGGAAATTTCGCCAGTGTCAGCGCATTGCTGCAAGGCGGACTAACCATTGACACTCAAAGCAAATTTCATTTTACGCCGCTGCATCTTGCTGCCTGGAATGGCCGCTTTGAATGCGTAAAAATATTAGTAGAAAGCAATGCAAATCTTTATGCCAGCGACAGTAATGGTAAAAAACCAATAGATCTTGCAACAAGTGGGGATCACTTAACAATTGTTAACTATTTACTACAAAAACAAATAACTTCGTGA